One segment of Allorhodopirellula heiligendammensis DNA contains the following:
- a CDS encoding PVC-type heme-binding CxxCH protein, with the protein MPPRPRPVQRRNHLWRCSRGSRVWMVLLATIVFTSSTSAQDASGIKNLADADLDLMENHDPASELENFELLDGYQVNLFAADPMLANPTHMHWDSRGRLWVSCSWAYPQLKPGEVANDKIIILEDTDDDGVADKSTVFADGLYLPTGLELANGGCYVAQSPDVFFLKDTDGDDVADVKELVLTGFGIEDSHHSVSAWRRGPGGWIYFQEGIFLHSQVETQHGVLRNFNGGVYQYNPRTQELRMFCTGTGGNPWGHVFDKWGQSFMVNNPRIMYLSPATGNGSQSVKVPTLISTEKQCGGDLATGSHVGDDIRDNLLSGRFKSRTIIRYEFTENGAGFSANVLPPLMTSKHPNFRPVDVKVGPDGAIYVADWYNSIINHANHDFRDPRRDHEHGRIWRITHKERPLVKKPDFDGATTEQLVDHLKSPETWVRHQARKEISERDPDEVAVVLEAWVDRLDAESPDYDHHLVEAMWACQNVERPSQKILKLVLSANDGHARSAGARMIRYWHEDLDDPIGLVAKAAGDAFPRTRMEAVLSAGFIPDAQAYPAALNSLDYPGDDFLDLALPQTKSALEPLWRPAMEAGTLRFDNESHRVFAEQAAGIGFTERITSFLAQDSPTEKEIADFCKQLQAIGTNDDVLPVVSALVKTGEERSPEVAIALLETLRPMANPRQSRALRRRLQSLTRLLDHDDANIASLAAENLAAWGVNGVTGQLLEVVESEQRPPVLRRSAAVAFAELGGDRELQKLVDLAENGNAETRYCALAGVVASDLDKGVNMTATLLSEDPNEADPAPLLVAILKNRNGVKALADAMQGVAVDPTVALRVDEFHRSTGLLPNRLARLFRSHPKSTSLNEQLLAENQAKLTSDVDQFGDADRGELIYRRKSLSCTTCHGIGPVGPEIGPNLVAVGAAAKTDYIVESILLPNKAIAEHYDNRMFVLDDGTIQTGIVTSKSKDEVVVRDAAQGGKEVRLAVDEIIAEKAMVSAMPAGLPDQLANRQEFLDLAKFVASLGRPGAFANDETPVIRKWRLFTAARGEELPSDDDEGSTVYSMVNGELPANDFPDGDRVIARGYLNVLVAGGLQFQVNDLTGLNFWIDGEKVSDISSPIELAKGRRELTVVVDSQKRGSLGLRVELQPAPKSPVKFQIEGGI; encoded by the coding sequence ATGCCCCCTCGCCCCCGCCCGGTTCAACGTCGCAATCACCTTTGGCGCTGCTCACGCGGCAGTCGTGTGTGGATGGTTCTATTGGCCACGATCGTTTTCACCAGCTCGACGTCAGCTCAAGATGCGTCAGGCATCAAAAACTTGGCGGACGCTGACCTCGACTTAATGGAGAATCATGATCCGGCGTCTGAACTTGAAAATTTTGAGTTGCTCGATGGATATCAGGTAAACCTGTTCGCCGCCGATCCGATGTTGGCAAATCCGACACACATGCACTGGGATTCACGTGGGCGACTTTGGGTTTCTTGTTCGTGGGCGTATCCACAATTGAAGCCAGGTGAGGTCGCCAATGACAAGATTATTATCCTCGAAGACACCGACGACGATGGCGTGGCCGATAAATCGACGGTATTTGCTGACGGGCTCTACCTGCCGACGGGCCTCGAATTGGCTAATGGAGGATGTTATGTCGCGCAGTCTCCAGATGTATTCTTTCTCAAGGACACCGATGGAGATGATGTCGCTGATGTCAAAGAATTGGTGCTGACTGGATTTGGAATCGAAGACAGTCACCACTCAGTGAGTGCCTGGCGACGGGGGCCCGGCGGATGGATTTATTTTCAAGAGGGAATCTTTTTGCATTCACAAGTTGAGACACAGCATGGCGTGTTGCGAAATTTCAATGGTGGCGTTTATCAGTACAACCCCCGCACGCAAGAACTCAGGATGTTTTGCACCGGTACCGGCGGGAACCCGTGGGGACACGTGTTTGACAAATGGGGACAGTCGTTCATGGTCAATAACCCCCGGATCATGTATCTGTCTCCTGCCACCGGGAATGGTTCCCAAAGCGTGAAAGTACCAACACTGATCAGCACAGAAAAACAATGCGGTGGCGATCTCGCGACCGGCTCGCACGTGGGAGACGACATCCGCGACAACCTGCTCAGCGGGCGATTTAAAAGTCGCACCATTATTCGATACGAGTTCACCGAAAATGGTGCTGGGTTCAGCGCGAATGTCCTGCCACCATTGATGACGAGCAAACATCCGAATTTCAGGCCGGTCGATGTCAAAGTCGGTCCCGACGGCGCGATTTACGTTGCGGATTGGTACAACTCCATCATCAATCATGCCAACCATGATTTCCGCGATCCACGCCGGGATCATGAGCATGGTCGAATTTGGAGAATCACTCACAAAGAGCGGCCGCTCGTCAAGAAGCCGGATTTTGATGGTGCCACCACCGAACAACTCGTCGACCACTTGAAGAGCCCTGAGACCTGGGTCCGTCATCAAGCGAGAAAGGAGATCAGTGAACGCGACCCCGACGAAGTCGCAGTCGTCCTTGAGGCTTGGGTAGATCGCCTTGATGCGGAGTCACCTGACTACGATCATCACCTCGTTGAAGCGATGTGGGCTTGCCAGAATGTGGAGCGTCCGAGCCAGAAAATTCTTAAATTGGTGCTAAGTGCCAACGACGGCCATGCTCGCTCGGCAGGCGCCCGCATGATTCGCTACTGGCACGAAGATCTTGACGATCCGATTGGCTTGGTTGCCAAGGCAGCCGGGGACGCTTTCCCGCGAACGCGAATGGAGGCGGTGCTATCAGCGGGATTCATCCCCGATGCGCAGGCGTATCCCGCGGCGCTGAATTCGCTGGATTATCCAGGCGACGATTTCCTCGATCTGGCCCTGCCTCAGACGAAATCAGCCTTGGAACCACTATGGCGTCCCGCCATGGAAGCTGGAACCCTCCGTTTCGATAATGAGTCTCACCGTGTTTTTGCTGAACAGGCGGCTGGGATAGGTTTTACCGAGAGAATTACTAGCTTTCTTGCTCAAGACAGTCCGACCGAAAAAGAGATTGCAGATTTCTGCAAACAGCTTCAGGCGATCGGCACGAACGACGACGTCCTCCCGGTAGTTTCAGCGTTGGTGAAGACTGGTGAAGAAAGATCACCTGAGGTTGCCATCGCCTTGCTCGAAACGCTCCGGCCGATGGCCAATCCGCGTCAGTCGCGAGCGCTTCGCCGGCGTTTGCAGTCGTTGACGCGACTGCTCGACCATGACGACGCTAACATCGCTTCACTCGCCGCTGAGAATCTCGCGGCCTGGGGTGTCAACGGTGTCACAGGACAACTTCTCGAGGTTGTCGAAAGTGAGCAGCGGCCGCCTGTGCTCCGACGATCCGCAGCTGTTGCCTTCGCGGAACTCGGTGGTGACCGCGAGCTGCAGAAGCTCGTTGATCTCGCCGAAAACGGCAACGCCGAAACACGCTACTGTGCGCTCGCAGGCGTTGTAGCCTCCGACCTGGACAAGGGAGTGAACATGACCGCGACGTTGTTGAGCGAGGATCCAAACGAAGCCGATCCTGCGCCGTTGCTTGTCGCGATTTTGAAAAATCGAAACGGAGTGAAAGCTCTTGCCGATGCGATGCAGGGCGTCGCTGTGGATCCGACTGTCGCGCTTCGAGTGGATGAGTTTCATCGCTCGACTGGGCTGCTCCCCAACCGTCTTGCTAGGCTATTTAGGTCGCATCCGAAATCGACTTCGCTCAATGAGCAACTGCTAGCAGAAAATCAAGCGAAGCTGACAAGCGATGTGGATCAATTCGGTGACGCCGATCGTGGTGAGCTGATCTACCGGCGAAAGTCGCTGTCATGCACGACTTGTCATGGAATTGGTCCGGTCGGTCCAGAGATCGGTCCGAACCTCGTTGCTGTCGGAGCAGCCGCTAAAACCGACTATATCGTCGAGTCCATCTTGCTGCCTAACAAAGCGATCGCTGAGCACTACGACAATCGAATGTTTGTGCTCGACGACGGTACCATCCAGACCGGCATCGTCACCTCCAAGAGCAAGGACGAGGTGGTCGTCCGAGATGCGGCCCAGGGTGGAAAGGAGGTGCGGCTTGCGGTGGATGAGATTATTGCTGAAAAGGCGATGGTTTCGGCCATGCCTGCTGGTCTCCCTGACCAACTCGCCAACCGTCAAGAGTTTCTCGACCTCGCAAAATTCGTGGCATCTTTGGGGCGGCCAGGTGCCTTTGCTAATGATGAAACTCCCGTCATCCGAAAGTGGCGACTTTTCACAGCGGCCCGAGGAGAAGAGCTTCCCAGCGACGATGACGAAGGCAGCACCGTATATAGCATGGTCAATGGTGAACTGCCCGCGAACGATTTTCCTGATGGCGATCGAGTGATTGCTCGCGGATATCTTAATGTACTCGTTGCCGGCGGTCTGCAATTTCAGGTCAATGATCTTACCGGTCTCAACTTCTGGATCGATGGCGAAAAGGTGAGTGATATATCCAGCCCAATTGAGCTTGCCAAAGGTCGACGAGAGTTGACGGTGGTCGTTGACAGCCAAAAACGCGGAAGTTTGGGTCTGCGAGTGGAATTGCAGCCAGCACCGAAGTCACCTGTAAAATTCCAAATCGAAGGCGGAATTTAA
- a CDS encoding sulfatase gives MTLETPNLDLANSYMNSFNRLSCVIALVILLAPVCFAEDTTRPQPNIILLLTDDLGWQDVKCYDIDAPCPYETPNIDALATKGVMFWQAYSPAPTCAPSRCAIMSGNHPARAQKTHVVGGAPPSPHSRQGSRMMDPWYSGRMPADEMTLARVLRDNGYVTGHSGKWHMAIDHHSFPQPEDQGFDFTRSNRGSRRRMDDRLTGFATAAPDDPFRLDKNGYPFDQTNQDALAFLEESKEEPFFLYYATWLVHSPIHTRSAAHLKKYVERLGTDPAATPNKDTPGQLNPFYASMVQELDYYVGQVFDYLDTTDDPRWPGHKLCENTYVIFTSDNGGMEGGPKERYTDNHPLARGKISAMEGGTRVPLIITGPGISAGVETNVMANGLDFYPTILSLTGVNLPAGKHLDGCDLEPMLHGDPTDPALVKETDGSVRDTMVWHFPHGTALESTIRTGDYKLIHNYDSVNDPSTPPFELYRLYRTADGRQQRADIEEAINLADELPEKTEAMFGDLNRALTEMKASYPSYNPNYKGSMPHKDEVPSVISHSQHGNTVEFTVQQEHAKVDHADLIYTLNGGKQFEEFFRAPATLAPDGTVLAELPAGTTHYFLNLIDEHNFLVSYPEVPNARSLLQDKLKYSDVALTAQSIGGAGK, from the coding sequence GTGACGTTGGAAACACCCAACCTCGACCTGGCTAACAGCTACATGAATTCATTCAATCGCTTGTCATGCGTAATTGCACTGGTAATTTTGCTGGCGCCGGTGTGCTTTGCGGAAGATACAACGCGACCGCAGCCCAACATTATCCTGCTTCTGACGGATGATTTGGGTTGGCAAGACGTGAAGTGTTACGATATTGACGCCCCGTGTCCCTATGAGACACCGAATATTGATGCACTGGCAACCAAAGGCGTGATGTTCTGGCAAGCCTATTCACCTGCTCCGACGTGCGCACCTTCGCGGTGCGCGATAATGAGTGGAAACCATCCCGCTCGGGCTCAGAAGACGCATGTCGTCGGCGGTGCGCCACCGTCACCGCACTCTCGCCAAGGCTCACGGATGATGGATCCCTGGTACAGCGGACGGATGCCAGCTGATGAGATGACGCTCGCGAGGGTACTGCGAGATAATGGCTATGTCACTGGGCACTCGGGAAAATGGCATATGGCAATCGATCACCATTCGTTTCCCCAACCGGAGGATCAGGGATTCGACTTCACCCGTTCGAATCGTGGTTCGCGGCGTCGCATGGATGATCGGCTGACGGGGTTCGCGACGGCCGCACCCGATGACCCATTTCGTCTAGACAAGAATGGCTACCCTTTCGATCAAACGAACCAAGACGCTTTGGCGTTTTTGGAAGAGAGCAAGGAGGAGCCGTTCTTTTTGTACTATGCAACTTGGCTGGTGCACTCGCCGATCCACACCCGCTCAGCAGCACACTTGAAGAAATACGTTGAGCGTCTGGGGACCGATCCCGCTGCGACTCCCAACAAGGACACCCCTGGCCAACTCAATCCGTTCTACGCGTCGATGGTTCAAGAGTTGGACTATTACGTTGGGCAGGTATTCGACTATCTAGACACGACCGACGACCCGCGCTGGCCTGGACACAAGCTTTGCGAGAATACCTATGTGATCTTTACGTCCGACAATGGAGGCATGGAGGGTGGTCCCAAGGAACGCTACACCGACAATCACCCACTGGCTCGAGGAAAGATCTCTGCCATGGAGGGTGGGACGCGGGTGCCATTGATCATCACCGGCCCAGGGATCTCCGCAGGAGTCGAAACGAACGTGATGGCGAACGGCCTCGATTTCTATCCCACAATCCTTTCGCTGACGGGCGTCAATTTGCCTGCTGGCAAACACCTTGATGGCTGCGACCTCGAGCCGATGTTGCATGGCGATCCTACGGACCCTGCGCTCGTCAAAGAAACCGATGGCTCGGTGCGCGACACGATGGTATGGCACTTTCCCCATGGTACGGCCTTAGAGAGTACGATTCGTACAGGCGACTACAAATTGATTCACAATTATGATTCTGTGAATGATCCGTCGACTCCTCCATTCGAACTATACCGTCTCTATCGAACCGCCGACGGCAGACAGCAGCGAGCGGATATTGAGGAGGCCATCAATTTAGCTGACGAATTGCCTGAGAAGACGGAGGCGATGTTTGGCGATCTGAACAGGGCACTGACAGAAATGAAGGCCAGCTACCCCAGCTACAATCCGAATTACAAAGGCAGTATGCCGCATAAGGATGAAGTGCCATCAGTGATCTCGCACTCCCAACACGGCAACACTGTTGAGTTCACCGTGCAGCAGGAGCATGCCAAGGTGGACCATGCCGATTTGATTTACACGCTAAACGGTGGCAAACAGTTTGAAGAGTTCTTTCGCGCCCCAGCCACACTGGCTCCCGACGGTACCGTCCTCGCTGAATTGCCCGCCGGGACAACGCATTACTTCCTCAACCTGATTGATGAGCATAATTTTTTGGTTAGTTATCCAGAGGTGCCCAATGCCCGGAGTCTCTTGCAAGACAAACTGAAGTACTCCGATGTTGCGTTGACCGCCCAATCGATTGGAGGGGCAGGGAAATAG
- a CDS encoding sulfatase family protein — MHNILIRVLLLLWVVSGCFSETVAADERPPNFVVIFVDDLGYGDLGCFGSTTIKTPHIDQLAAEGMRLTSFYAQTVCGPSRAALMTGSYPLRVAIRQNKVEVHPELHPDEITIAEVLKPAGYASAAFGKWDLAGHRGDRYVPTLLPLYQGFDEFFGTSTSNDTRVDLIRGNEMVETKADMRLLTERYTDEAIDFIRRKGDQPFFVYLAHSMPHVTLAASDDFRGRSAGGLYGDVVEEIDANVGRIMKSLTDMGLDEHTYVVFTSDNGPWYLGRSPAHRKRFGIDAASHGGSAAPLRGAKTSTWEGGLRVPCIIWAPGKVPAGTTCDEIASTMDLLPTFADLAAVDVPTDRVIDGHDIGDLMHGVEDATSPTDAFYFYRRTRLEAVRSGKWKLHRALPADKTWARYSKAEDSIDINLPMLFDLQTDVGESNDVADEHPEKVAELLQLIEQARIDIGDYDRVGENARFFDPQPHRPDIRVPVSSNAQQ; from the coding sequence ATGCACAATATTTTGATTCGAGTTCTACTTCTGCTCTGGGTTGTTTCAGGCTGCTTTTCGGAGACCGTTGCGGCAGATGAGCGACCCCCTAACTTCGTGGTTATTTTCGTTGATGACTTGGGCTATGGAGATCTCGGCTGCTTCGGTTCCACCACGATCAAGACGCCTCACATTGACCAGCTGGCTGCCGAAGGGATGCGACTAACGAGTTTTTATGCGCAGACCGTTTGCGGACCTTCGCGGGCGGCACTGATGACGGGGAGCTATCCGCTGAGGGTCGCGATTCGTCAAAACAAGGTGGAGGTGCACCCGGAATTGCATCCCGATGAAATCACCATCGCCGAGGTCCTCAAGCCTGCTGGGTACGCATCAGCCGCGTTTGGTAAGTGGGATTTAGCGGGACATCGAGGGGACCGATATGTGCCGACTTTGCTGCCCCTGTACCAGGGTTTTGACGAGTTCTTTGGTACGTCAACGAGCAACGATACCCGGGTCGACCTGATTCGAGGTAACGAGATGGTTGAAACAAAAGCTGATATGCGATTGTTGACCGAACGCTATACCGACGAAGCCATTGATTTTATTCGGCGCAAGGGTGACCAGCCGTTCTTTGTCTATCTTGCTCACTCCATGCCGCATGTAACGTTGGCGGCTTCAGATGACTTCAGAGGCAGGTCTGCGGGCGGATTGTACGGGGACGTCGTCGAAGAAATTGACGCCAATGTCGGCCGCATCATGAAGTCGCTCACAGACATGGGACTTGATGAGCATACATACGTGGTATTCACCAGCGACAATGGGCCATGGTATCTGGGACGCAGCCCCGCGCATCGCAAGCGGTTTGGTATCGACGCGGCTTCGCATGGCGGATCGGCCGCGCCGCTTCGAGGGGCAAAGACCTCAACCTGGGAAGGCGGCTTGCGAGTCCCATGCATCATTTGGGCGCCTGGCAAAGTCCCAGCGGGCACAACCTGTGATGAGATCGCGTCGACTATGGACCTGTTGCCGACTTTCGCCGACTTGGCCGCCGTGGATGTGCCCACTGATCGTGTTATTGATGGGCACGATATTGGTGATCTGATGCACGGCGTTGAAGACGCCACGAGTCCGACGGACGCGTTTTACTTTTACAGGCGTACTCGCTTGGAAGCTGTGCGGTCGGGTAAATGGAAACTGCATCGAGCGCTACCGGCAGATAAAACGTGGGCACGGTACAGCAAGGCAGAAGACTCGATCGACATCAACCTTCCAATGTTGTTTGACCTCCAAACTGACGTGGGCGAATCAAATGATGTCGCTGATGAGCACCCAGAAAAGGTGGCAGAATTGTTGCAATTGATCGAGCAGGCGCGTATCGATATCGGCGACTACGATCGCGTCGGCGAGAACGCCCGTTTCTTTGATCCGCAACCTCACCGACCTGACATTCGTGTTCCCGTTTCGTCAAATGCGCAACAATAG
- a CDS encoding right-handed parallel beta-helix repeat-containing protein — MQRNLILILTFVLSGFASASAQPPVHEADFYLSPDGSDTWSGTLAEPNAQGTDGPFATLQRARDAVRKLKEGGPTDVLVLFRGGTYTLSETVVFGRQDSGTAAATITYAAYPGETPVLSSAKRISGWRDVGNDVSGLPPAARDHILVADVTENFKCLFDQAGLLPRARSKGFIPLPGSSRNKLHYPAGTLRNWRNVEDVEVVVRPHHAWIVNVLPLESVDEQRQIASTSVDATYAMNELHFLKGTNSCWVENVLEALDEPGEWVLDTQQNKVYLWPRNRGEVLAPQLQELVRVEGEVDESGPVDLPVEHLCFRGLSFRHGDRDTLTNADAGLQHDWEMHDKGTALLRLRGAENCIIEKCHFAHSGNGAIRVDLHGMHNTISGNHIEQIGGSGILLCGYGPGTKDVNRHNLVYNNHVHHTGRIYSHAPGIMLWQSGENRVANNLIHHTPYTALILSGCMTDFFSKSGRELSRTIRWHEIGSKPSRNTKLTFDDVRSFLHTHDNMIEYNEIHHAMESLGDGNAIYIRGAGAGNVIRRNYVHHLVAPMIMQCAIRTDGGQMDTLIAENIIYKCTSQGIMLKLNTRVENNFVVDVIAPPRGYYLSVREGPLTGATIKRNIFLSFNPESEFINELGPGKGRANEDRRGRALARSADADTDYNIYFCAAEPALSDEMLATQRRSGVDAHSVAIDPLFVDARKGDFRLRPDSPALQMGIVPIDISMIGLRPPVTED, encoded by the coding sequence ATGCAACGTAATCTCATTCTCATATTGACCTTCGTGCTCAGCGGCTTCGCGAGCGCGTCTGCGCAGCCTCCCGTCCATGAGGCAGACTTCTACCTGTCGCCGGATGGTTCCGACACCTGGTCGGGAACCTTGGCGGAGCCAAATGCACAAGGTACGGATGGTCCTTTCGCCACGCTTCAAAGAGCTCGTGACGCTGTCAGGAAATTGAAGGAAGGCGGACCAACGGACGTTCTCGTGCTGTTTCGAGGAGGCACGTATACGTTAAGTGAGACTGTTGTTTTTGGTCGCCAGGACTCGGGAACGGCGGCGGCCACGATCACGTATGCTGCCTATCCCGGGGAAACGCCGGTGCTGTCCTCCGCGAAGCGTATTTCAGGATGGCGGGATGTTGGCAATGATGTCTCTGGGCTGCCTCCAGCGGCACGGGACCACATTTTGGTAGCGGATGTGACCGAGAATTTTAAATGCCTTTTCGATCAAGCAGGCCTGTTACCACGCGCACGATCCAAAGGCTTCATTCCGCTGCCGGGAAGTAGCCGAAACAAGTTGCACTATCCCGCCGGAACGCTGAGGAATTGGCGAAATGTGGAGGATGTGGAAGTTGTCGTGCGGCCACACCACGCATGGATCGTCAATGTGCTTCCCCTGGAGTCTGTCGATGAACAACGGCAGATTGCCAGTACATCGGTTGACGCCACCTATGCCATGAACGAGCTTCATTTTCTCAAGGGCACGAACTCGTGCTGGGTAGAGAATGTTTTGGAGGCACTCGATGAGCCAGGCGAATGGGTACTCGATACCCAGCAAAACAAAGTTTACTTGTGGCCGCGAAATCGAGGAGAGGTGCTGGCACCCCAACTCCAGGAGCTCGTCCGTGTCGAGGGTGAGGTCGATGAGTCGGGACCCGTTGACCTGCCTGTTGAGCATCTCTGTTTTCGCGGCCTGAGCTTTCGCCACGGTGACCGGGATACGTTGACCAACGCCGACGCGGGGTTGCAGCACGATTGGGAAATGCATGACAAGGGCACTGCCTTACTTCGACTGCGTGGAGCAGAGAACTGCATAATCGAAAAGTGCCATTTTGCTCACAGCGGCAACGGTGCAATCCGCGTGGATCTTCACGGGATGCACAATACGATTTCGGGTAACCACATCGAGCAGATCGGCGGATCCGGCATCTTGCTATGTGGGTACGGTCCGGGGACAAAGGATGTTAACCGGCACAATTTGGTCTACAACAATCACGTCCATCATACCGGACGGATTTACTCTCACGCACCGGGGATCATGCTGTGGCAGAGTGGAGAGAATCGTGTGGCGAACAATCTGATTCACCATACGCCCTACACGGCACTGATTCTATCGGGATGCATGACTGACTTTTTCTCGAAATCTGGCCGTGAACTCTCACGGACGATCCGGTGGCATGAGATCGGGTCCAAACCATCGCGAAATACAAAATTGACGTTTGACGACGTGCGTTCTTTCTTACACACGCACGACAACATGATCGAATACAACGAGATTCATCATGCCATGGAATCGCTGGGTGACGGCAACGCGATTTACATTCGCGGGGCAGGGGCAGGCAATGTGATTCGCCGCAACTACGTCCATCATCTCGTCGCTCCAATGATCATGCAATGTGCGATCCGAACAGACGGCGGTCAGATGGATACTCTGATCGCCGAGAACATTATTTACAAATGCACTTCCCAAGGAATCATGCTGAAACTCAACACACGCGTTGAGAATAATTTTGTAGTCGATGTCATCGCGCCGCCGCGTGGCTACTATTTGTCGGTTCGCGAGGGTCCACTGACGGGAGCGACCATCAAACGGAACATCTTCTTGTCGTTCAACCCTGAAAGTGAGTTCATCAATGAACTGGGGCCTGGCAAAGGGAGAGCCAACGAGGATCGGCGAGGACGAGCCTTGGCCCGATCGGCAGACGCTGACACCGATTACAATATATATTTTTGTGCCGCGGAGCCTGCGTTGAGTGATGAGATGCTGGCAACGCAACGACGCAGTGGAGTCGACGCTCATAGCGTGGCAATCGATCCACTATTCGTCGATGCAAGAAAGGGGGATTTTCGGCTCCGTCCAGATTCGCCAGCTCTGCAGATGGGGATCGTTCCTATTGACATTTCAATGATAGGATTGCGGCCTCCTGTGACAGAGGACTGA
- a CDS encoding arylsulfatase produces the protein MTPIIRTYLLLLGVLISASLQAAPTNVVFVMSDDQGYGDLGCTGNPIIKTPNIDQLASVSSGLSDYHVAPTCSPTRCSLLTGHWTNRTGVWHTIMGRSMLRENEITIGQMFADAGYETGMFGKWHLGDNYPYRAEDRGFTEVFRHGGGGVGQTPDLWDNAYFDGSYFHNGKVEPAKGFCTDVFFSRANEFISKCAREQKPFLAYIATNAPHGPLHCPPEYSAMYEGQSANIASFYGMITNVDDNVGKTRRLIEDLGIADNTIFVFTTDNGTASGAKVFNAGMRGAKGSPYDGGHRVPFFLHWPAGGITKQHDVDVLTHAVDIVPTLLEMTGVKKPAGVKFDGVSIAGLLDPAKDVDFPERFVISDSQRVRDPIKWRSSSVMSQKYRLINGKELYDIAVDPGQQNDVAKQQPAVVAEMRQFYEDWWAELKPTFAQTTEIYLGHPEHRVVSLTAHDWIQDVYPPWHQGSIRQADRKHPKSEKLAHQGHWAVKVIRDGKYQVSLRRWPVESGAAINDALPAGANVPGAAQAFRTAEGNAIGATHAVLRIDEEDVDRKSIEHDAAEVSFVVDLKQGSYRLAPWFEIEEGELGAYYVVVTQLD, from the coding sequence ATGACACCAATTATCCGCACCTACTTACTTCTTCTGGGGGTCTTGATTTCCGCATCGTTGCAGGCAGCGCCCACCAATGTTGTGTTCGTCATGTCGGATGACCAAGGATATGGGGATCTTGGTTGCACAGGAAATCCTATTATTAAGACGCCGAATATTGACCAACTGGCGTCGGTCAGTTCTGGCTTGAGCGATTATCATGTCGCGCCGACGTGTTCGCCCACAAGGTGCTCGCTCCTGACCGGACACTGGACGAACCGCACGGGGGTTTGGCACACGATCATGGGCCGCTCAATGTTGCGTGAGAATGAAATCACCATTGGCCAAATGTTTGCAGACGCGGGCTATGAAACCGGAATGTTTGGCAAATGGCACCTGGGTGATAACTATCCCTACCGTGCCGAGGACCGTGGCTTTACGGAAGTCTTTCGCCATGGCGGTGGCGGTGTCGGGCAGACTCCAGACCTGTGGGATAACGCCTACTTCGATGGCTCGTATTTCCACAATGGAAAAGTTGAGCCGGCAAAGGGGTTTTGTACGGATGTGTTCTTTTCCCGTGCCAACGAGTTCATCAGCAAATGTGCGAGGGAACAGAAACCTTTTTTAGCCTACATCGCGACCAACGCTCCTCACGGACCGCTGCACTGTCCACCCGAATACTCGGCAATGTACGAAGGTCAATCTGCAAACATCGCGTCATTTTATGGAATGATTACCAATGTCGATGACAACGTTGGTAAGACTCGCCGCCTGATCGAAGATTTGGGAATCGCTGACAACACGATCTTCGTATTCACCACCGACAACGGAACTGCCAGCGGTGCCAAAGTTTTTAATGCAGGGATGAGAGGGGCCAAGGGTAGTCCCTATGATGGTGGTCACCGGGTCCCGTTCTTTTTGCATTGGCCAGCCGGTGGTATTACAAAGCAGCATGACGTCGATGTGCTCACTCATGCCGTTGACATTGTCCCAACTTTGCTTGAGATGACTGGTGTGAAGAAGCCCGCGGGCGTGAAGTTTGATGGTGTCTCGATCGCTGGGCTCCTGGATCCTGCCAAGGATGTCGACTTTCCTGAGCGATTCGTCATCAGTGATTCGCAGCGCGTCCGCGATCCGATCAAATGGCGTAGTTCATCCGTCATGTCTCAGAAGTATCGACTGATCAACGGCAAGGAACTCTATGATATCGCCGTCGATCCCGGACAGCAGAACGATGTCGCGAAGCAGCAGCCAGCAGTCGTTGCGGAGATGCGTCAGTTTTATGAAGATTGGTGGGCGGAGTTGAAGCCAACCTTTGCCCAGACGACAGAGATCTATCTGGGGCATCCCGAGCATCGTGTCGTAAGTCTCACCGCTCATGATTGGATCCAAGATGTCTATCCCCCCTGGCATCAGGGGTCGATTCGGCAGGCAGATCGTAAGCATCCGAAGTCCGAGAAACTTGCTCATCAGGGTCACTGGGCCGTCAAGGTGATCCGAGATGGCAAGTATCAGGTATCGCTCCGCCGCTGGCCGGTTGAGTCCGGCGCGGCGATCAACGACGCCCTCCCCGCTGGAGCCAACGTCCCGGGGGCAGCGCAAGCTTTTCGTACTGCGGAGGGAAATGCCATTGGCGCTACCCACGCGGTGCTCCGCATCGACGAAGAGGATGTTGACCGTAAATCCATTGAGCACGACGCGGCCGAGGTGAGCTTTGTCGTCGACCTAAAACAGGGCTCGTATCGACTGGCGCCATGGTTTGAGATCGAGGAAGGTGAATTGGGGGCCTATTACGTGGTCGTCACTCAGCTTGATTGA